Genomic window (Stenotrophomonas maltophilia):
ACGCCTGGAAGAGCACCTCACCGCCGCCTTCGCCGATTTCCCGGTGGTGCGCATCGACCGCGGCACCACGTCGCGGCGTGACGCGCTGGAACAGCAGCTGGCGAAACTGGGCGACCAGCCCGGCATCCTGGTCGGCACGCAGATCCTGGCCAAGGGCCACGACCTGCCCAAGCTGACCCTGGTGGTGGTGGTGGGCATCGACGAAGGTCTGTTCTCCGCCGACTTCCGCGCCAGCGAGAAACTGGCCCAGCAGCTGATCCAGGTAGCCGGTCGCGCGGGACGTGCACGTGACCCCGGCGAGGTCTGGCTGCAGACCCATCATCCCGGGCACCCGCTGCTGGAAACCCTGGTCAGCGGTGGCTACCACCCGTTCGCGCAGGCCGAGTTGAACCAGCGCCAGGCGGCCGGATTCCCACCGTTCGCGCATCTGGCACTGATGCGGGCCGAGGCACAGCAAGTGGAGCATGCCAACGCGTTCCTGCTGGCGGCGCGGCAACTGCTGGGGGAACAGAATGTGGTCGAGGCCTATGGGCCCATGCCGGCGCCGATGCCACGGCGTGCCGGCTACCAGCGCACGCAGCTGCTGCTGTCAGCCACGCAGCGGCCGCCGCTGCATGGGGTGCTTTCGCAATTGGTGCCGCAGCTGTATGCGCTGCCGGAAGCACGCAAGGTGCGCTGGTCGCTGGATGTGGATCCGACGGATCTGTATTGAGGGGTCGGAGCCCACCCGCTGGGTGGGATCCGACCCCGATGGCTGGGGGTCGGATCCCTTTTCGCAGAAGAGGGCTCTGACCCCGAACGCCTTCGCTTACGTCAGCGGCGACATCACGCCACGCTGGTAGGCCGGCCGCTCGCGCAGGCGGGCGTACCAGTCGGCCAGGTGCGGCAGTTCCGGGCGCTGGATCGGCAGTTCGAACCAGGCATAGATCAGCGAGCCCAGCGGGATGTCACCCATCGCGAATTTCTCGCCGGACAGCCACGGCTGTTTGGCCAGCGTGGCATCGGCCATCGCCAGGTAGTCACCGGCACGCACGATGGCGGCATTGATGCGCGCTTCGTCACGGTCGGCAGGGGCGGTGCGCATGATGCCCCAGATCAGGTCAGTGTAGATCGGCGCCATCCGCGAGGTGCTCCAGTCCATCCACTTCTCGGCCTGGGCACGTTCCATCGGGTCTTCGGCGTACAGCGTGCCCAGCGCATAGCGCGCGCTCAGGTAACGCACGATGGCATTCGACTCCCACAGCGGCAGGCCGTGGTCTTCGATCACCGGCACCAGGCTGTTGGGATTCATCGCCTGGTACTCCGGCGTCTGCGTGCCGCCATGGCTGCCACCGACTTCGATGGATTCATACGGCAGGCCGATCTCCTCGGCGCACCACAGCACCTTGCGGACGTTACTGGAATTGCGGCGGCCCCAGATCTTCAACATGCGGGTTTTTTCCTTGCTGGCAATGCGAGCGGCAACGATACGCCTGATCGGAGTGGGTGTGTGGGTGGCCGATGTGGAATCGGGCACCTGCGCGCTGCCGGCCAGCGGCCGGCACTACCTGTTCTTTTTCGGCAACGCGCGTACGTAGGAGGACTTGCCGTCCTTCTTCAGCTCGAACAGGCCGATCGCCGCCAGCAGGTCACTGAGCTTGCCGTAACCGTAGTTGCGCGGATCGAACGAAGCCTGGTTGCCGATCTGGCTGCCAACCGGCCCCAGATGCGACCAGCCATCCTCGCCCTCGGCCGAGGACACCGCGCGGCGCAGCATCTTCACCAGCCGGGTGTCACTGCGCATTTCCGCACCGCTCTTGCGTGGCCGGGCATCGTCGTTGGCCACGGGCTCGTTCGATGCCTGTTCGCTGGAGGCCTGTTCGGCATCCGGCACGCTGGCATGGGTCTGGCCCAGCGCCTCCAGGTAGGTGAACTTCGAGCACGCGTTGACGAACGGCTCCGGGGTTTTCTTCTCGCCGAAGCCATAGACCTTCACGCCGTCGGTCAGCAGGCGCATCACCATGGGGGTGAAATCGGCATCGCTGGACACGATGGCGAAGCCATCGAGGTTGCGCGCGTACAGCAGGTCCATGGCGTCGATCACCATCGCCATGTCTGAAGCATTCTTGCCCTTGCTGTAGGCGAACTGCTGGATCGGGCGGATCGCGTACTCGTGCAGCACCGCTTCCCAGCCCTTCAACCGCGGGCTCTTCCAGTTGCCGTAAGCACGGCGAACGTTGGCCACGCCGTAGCGCGCGACTTCGGCCAGGACCTCGTCGATCTTCGATGCCGGCGCGTTGTCGGCGTCGATCAACAGGGCGATGCGCTTTTCCGGTTCGCTCATGGGCTCCTCACGGGCCGTTGCCTGAACCCGAGTATCGCCGATCCACGCGGGCGCTGACGTGACAGGGGGCCATCATGCGAAGATGCCAAGCGCTTCCCCCATGCCCCCACTGGAGTGAGTCGATGAGTCGCGAGCGCGTTCCCCACCTGGTTGTTGTCGGCGGCGGTTTTGCCGGTCTCTGGGCCACCCGGGCCCTGGCCCGCGAACGCATACGCATCACCCTGGTCGACCGCCGCAATCATCACCTGTTCCAGCCGCTGCTGTACCAGGTGGCCACCGCCGGCCTGTCCGCGCCGGATATCGCCGCACCGCTGCGCCACATCCTTGGCCACCAGCGCAATGTGGAAGTGCGCCTTGGCGAAGTGGTCACCATCGACAAGCAGGCCCGGCAGATCCGCATGGCCGATGGCAGCACGCTGTACTACGACAGCCTGCTGCTGGCTACCGGCGCCACCCACGCCTACTTCGGCAACGACCAGTGGGCCGATGATGCCCCCGGGCTGAAGACGCTGGACGATGCCATTGCGTTGCGCCGCAAGCTGCTGCTGGCGTTCGAGCGTGCCGAAGCCGAACCGGATCCGGCGAAGAAGGCGGCGTGGCTGAGCTTCGCCGTGGTCGGCGGCGGCCCCACCGGTGTTGAACTGGCCGGTACCTTGGCCGAAATCGCGCGGCATACGCTGCGCAACGAGTTCCGCCACATCGACCCGGCCAGCGCCAAGGTGCGGCTGGTCGAGGCCGGCCCACGCGTGTTGTCTTCGTTCCCGGAAGTGCTTTCGCTGAAGGCGCGCCGGCAGCTGGAAAAACTGGGCGTGGAAGTGCTGACCGGTACCCCGGTGAGCGACATCGACAGCCAGGGCTTCAAGCTCGGTGAGCAGTTCGTGCCGGCACGCACGGTGGTCTGGGCCGCCGGTGTGGCCGCTTCACCGCTGGCGCGCACGCTGGACGTGCCGCTGGACCGCGCCGGCCGCGTGCAGGTGCAACCCGATCTCACCCTGCCCGGCCACCCGGAACTGTTCGTGGCCGGTGACCTGGCCGCGCTGAACCAGGCCAACGGCAAGCCGGTGCCCGGCGTGGCGCCTGCCGCCAAGCAGATGGGCAAGTACGTGGCCGAGGTGATCCGCGCGCGCCTGCATGGCAAGGCCGCACCGGGGCCGTTCAAGTACGCCGACTTCGGCAACCTGGCCACCATCGGCCGCATGGCCGCGATCGTGCACCTGGGCCGGCTGCAGCTTTCCGGCGTGCTGGCCTGGTGGTTCTGGCTGGCCGCGCACGTGTTCTTCCTGATCGGCTTCCGCAACCGCATCGTGGTGCTGCTGAACTGGGCCGTGGCGTACTGGAGCTACCAGCGCAGCGCGCGCATCATCTTTGGAGATGATCAGGAAGACCGGCGGCCGAGGCGGTAAGACCGCACGCAACAGGGGTCGTATCCCTTTCCGCAGGAAAGGGCTCTGACCCCCTCAACACCATCCACGCATGGCGTGGATCTACCGGTTCATCGGGCCGCCCTGCACCCGCCGTTTCGACCAGGTGCGGCAGAAATCCTCCTTCCTTGCGGTATCGGCAACCTGCGCGGTACTCCAATGCCGGGTGATCCAGATCGTCAACGCGGTGCTGCTCAGATGCCAGCGCAGCATGCCGTGCCGAGGCTGTCGCCACAGGTGGCGTCGGGCAATCCAGAAGGCCTCCCGCTCCACTTCAGGCACCTTCTTCTGCATCACTTCCTTGTCGAAGAACTGCGCGGCGAAGCGCCAGGGGTTCATCGGCTGGTATGCCGCCCGTGGTTCACTGCTGCACGCAGCCACACCGCTGGGCGCGCGGTCCGCCGGCTTCGGCCGGCCTTCCACCAATGCCAGCCCGAGCAGGTACAGCAGGCCAGGCAGCAGTGCGATGTTGGCGGCCAACACGATGACTGACAGCCATGCTTTCCCCGCGGCACGCATCGCTCTACGGCGCCTTCGGTTTCGGGTACCACAGCGCGTTGACGATGACCCAGCGCTGGTCGAATCGCCCCATGTGGAAGTAATCGACGAACCACGGCGTTTCCAGCCGCACCGAGGCGGCGTTGCCGGTCACGTCCAGCACAGTGCAGCGGCGATCCCATTGATCCTTCGGGGTCTTCAACGCGCCCTGCTTCGTCAGCGAGACCAGCTCTTCCTTCGACATGCGGCGCAAGCCCAGGCGTTCGTCGGGTATATCGCCGAGCACCGCACGCTTGGCCAGGTCCGGGTGCAGGGAGCGGGCGACGCGCTGCGGGTCGGCCTCCAGCTGGCCGTCGACGTAGTCGTGGCAGGTGGCTTCGATGGCCGCGATGGAGGCCGGGTCGGCGGCAGGGCTCGTTGCTGCGGAAAGAGCGAACAGCAGGGCAATCGTGGACATCCGGGTCTCCGGCTCTGGGCGCGGGGCGATCATCGCATGGGCAAGCCGCATCCACGCATGGCGTGGATCTACTGCATCAGGCCCATTTCGTCGACGCTCAGCTGCATGTACATGAACGCGGCCGCTTCGTCGGTCATCGGCTGGCCCTGCGGGAAACTGTCGAGCCAGGCGGAGATGCGCGCATGCCGATGCTTCAGCGCATCAGCTATCGCGCGCTTTTCCGCGTCGGTGGCATGTTCCTGCATCTCATCGCGCAGCAGGTCATCGCCAATGCCCCATTTTTCGGCCAGCGGAATCAGGTCGACCAGATCGGGCGGCACCTGGTCGCGGCGCAGGTGGATGGGCTCGGGCGTGTCCGGGCCGCGCTGTGCGGCCAGTTCGGCGGCGCTGCCGATCTGCCCGTGCTGCAGCGGTGGCGGAGTCTGGGCGCAGGCCGACAGGGGGATACAGAACGTCAACATCAGCATCCAGCAGGATTTCATCGGACCGCTTCCTGTGTCGATGGATGTGGCGATGATGGCATGGCCCATGCACACCATCCACGCATGGCGTGGATCTACAGGACCGGTGCCTGCAGCCAGGCCAGCTTGCGTTCGCGCGGCTGCTGCTTGAGCTGCCACTCGGCGCGCGAGGCGGCGGCCCGGTCCGGGTACTCGCGCACGGCCAGCACGCGCAGCGGCGGCCGGGCCCGGGTGTAGCGCGCGCCCTTGCCGGCCTGGTGGGCAGCAAAACGCGCGTCCACGTCGGTGCTGATGCCGGCGTAATAGCTGCCATCGCGGCATTCGAGCAGGTACAGGAACCACGGGCGGAGGGACGGGGCCATGGCCGGATTATGCCGTGCTGCACTGCAGCGGATATACTGGCGGCCGAATGCAGGAGAGAGGCGCCGCGCTGGCGCCCGCCGAAGGCGCAGGCTCCCATGATCGCTCAGGCCGGTGGGCTGGAATCCCACCAACCATGCATTCGACTCGCCGAGCTGGAGAGAGGTCACCGGGCACGCCCGGGACGATCCGCCGAAGGGGCACGCGGCCAACGCCGCTGAACTCTCAGGCAAAAGGACAGCGGGAGCGGCACCGGTCATCGTCATCCCGTCATTGCGCAGGCAGTGGCGGTATACGCGCATGGCCGGCCCCACCGCGCCCGGAGCCCGCCCCATGCTGTTGTCCATCATCTACCTGATCGCCATTTCCGCCGAAGCCATGACCGGCGCGCTGTCCGCCGGCCGCCGCCGCATGGACCTGTTCGGTGTGGTCATGATCGCCTGCGTCACCGCCCTCGGTGGCGGTTCGCTGCGCGACATCCTGCTCGGCCACTACCCGCTGGGCTGGGTGAAGCATCCCGAGTACCTGGGCTTCACCGTGTGCGCGGCGCTGATCGCCACCTGGGTCGCACGCTGGATGCACCACTTCCGACGCACCTTCCTGGTGCTCGATGGCCTGGGCCTGATCGCCTTCACCCTGATCGGCTGCTCGATCGCACGCGAGGCTGGCCATGCGATGCCGATCGTGCTGATCGCCGGCATGCTGACCGGCGCGTTCGGCGGCGTGCTGCGCGACATCCTCTGCAACGAGGTGCCGCTGATCTTCCAGAAGGAGCTGTACGCGATCATCGCGCTGCTGACCGGCGCGGCGTATCTGTTGCTGCTGCACTGGGGTGTGGCCGATGCCACCGCGATCCTGTGCTGCCTCGGCGGCGGCTTCGCGCTGCGCCTGCTGGCGATCCATTACCGCTGGGAAATGCCGAAGTTCGTCTATCACGACGAAGTGCATTGATTGTTTGACGGTAGTGCCGGCCGCTGGCCGGCAACACGGCACACGCCCTCAGATTCCAGCAGGTTGCCGGCCAGCGGCCGGCACTACCGAATGCGTTGCATGACCATGGTCATGCGGCATTGGCCGGGGTGATTGGCTACCATTGTCACCCCGTCGCTGCCGCGACGGCATCCAGCCACGCCGCGCCCGCGGCCCCGCCAGACACTCCCTCCCCGCTGCCCGTGGTGCCGTGAACGCGCCGACGGGCCCGCATGTCCCTGCGCGCGCAGGGCGCAGGATGCTCATGTCTGTCGCCGAAAATTCCCGTTTCCGTCGTGCCCGCCCGCTGTGGGCGGTGCTGGCCATCGCCCTCGTCGCCCTTCTGGCGTGGTGGCTCTGGCCCCGGAATGGCGCCGGCAGCAGCGACGATGCGCCGGGCAAGACGGTGCCGGTACGCGTGGCGCGTGCCAGCGCCGAGCCGCTGGTGCTGCGCCTGAAGGCGGTCGGTACGGTCACCCCCCTGCACAGTGTGGTGGTGCGCAGCCGCGTGGATGGCGAGCTGCTGCGCCTGCACTTCCAGGAAGGCCAACAGGTGAAAGCCGGCGACCTGCTGGCGCAGATCGACCCACGTCCGTATGAGGTGAAGCTGGCACAGGCCCAGGGCACGCAGCAACAGAACCTGGCCGAGCTGGAGAACGCCGAACGCCAGCTGCAGCGCTACCGCGAACTGCAGAAGCAGAACTATGTGTCCGGGCAGGAACTGAGCGACCAGCAGAGCAAGGTGCGCCAGCTGCAGGGTCGGCGGGTCAGCGATCAGGCGTCTGTTGACGAAGCGCACCTGCAGCTGCAGTACACCCGCATCGTCGCCCCGGTCAGTGGCCGCGTCGGGCTGCGCCGGTTGGACGTGGGCAACCTGGTGCGTGCCAGCGATGCCGAAGGCCTGGTGACGCTGGCGCAGACCGCACCGATCAGCGTGCTGTTCACCGTGCCCGAACCCGAGCTGCCGGCGCTGCTCGATGCCGTGCAGGTACAACCGGCGCTGGCAGTGGAAACCTGGGACCGCGAAGAACGCCGGCAGCTGGCGCGCGGCTCGCTGTCCAGCGTCGACAACCGCATCGATACCACTACCGGCACGCTGAAACTGCGTGCGCACTTCGACAACCACGACCTGGCCCTGTTCCCCAACCAGTTCGTCAACGTCCGCCTGCAGCTGGGCGAGCAGCCCGCGCTGCTGATTCCCGATGCCGCCGTGCAGTTCGGCAGCCAGGGCAACTACGTGCATGTCGTCGGCAAGGACAACAAGGCACAACGCCGCACCGTGGTGCTCGGTCCGGCCGATAATGGACGCGTGGCCGTGCGCTCCGGGCTGGCCGCAGGGGACAAGGTGGTGATCGAAGGCATCGACGGGCTGGAAGACGGCACGGCGGTGGAGATCATCACCGAGGAGGCCGCGACCAGGGCCGGCGCATGAACCTCTCGCGCGCCTTCATCCTGCGTCCGGTCGCAACGACTCTCCTGATGGTGGCGCTGCTGCTGTCCGGCGTGCTGGCCTATCGCCTGCTGCCGGTGGCCGCACTGCCGCAGGTTGATTACCCGATCATCCAGATCACCACGCTGTATCCGGGAGCCAGCCCGGAACTGACCACACGCACCATCACCGCGCCGCTGGAGCGCCAGCTCGGGCAGATTCCCGGTCTGAAACAGCTGTCGTCGACCAGTTCCGGCGGCGCGTCGGTGATCACCCTGCAGTTCGGCCTGGAGGTGTCGCTGGGCGTGGCCGAACAGGACGTGCAGGCCGCCATCAACGCGGCGGGCAGCTTCCTTCCCGGCGACCTGCCGGTGCCGCCGGTGTACCGCAAGGTCAATCCGGCCGATACGCCGATCCTGACCTTGGCGGTGACCTCGCAGGGACTGTCGCTGCCGCAGGTGCACGATCTGGTGGATACGCGCATCGCGCAGCGCCTGGCGCAGCTGCCCGGTGTCGGCCTGGTCAGCCTCGCTGGCGGCCAACGCCCCGCGGTGCGCATCCAGGTCAATCCAGCGGCACTGGCCGCCAACGGCCTGGGCATGGACCACATCCGCACCGCGATTGCTGCGGCCAACGTCAACCTGCCCAAGGGCAGCTTCGACGGCCCCATCCGCGCGGTGATGCTCGATGCCAACGACCAGATGCGCAGCGTGGACGAGTACCGTGCCCTTGTGCTGGCCTGGCGCGACGGCGCGCCGTTGCGGCTGGGCGATGTGGCCACCATCACCGATGGTGCAGAGAACCGCCAGCTGGCGGCCTGGAGCGGCACTACGCCGGCGGTTCTGGTGAACATCCAGCGCCAGCCCGGCGCCAACGTGATCGCCGTGGTCGAGCAGGTGCGTACGCTGCTGCCGCAGCTGCAGGCCACGCTGCCGGCCGGTGTGCAGATGAACGTGCTGAGCGACCGCACTGAATCGATCCGGGCGTCGGTGCGCGGCGTGCAGAAGGAGCTGGTACTGGCCATCGGCCTGGTGGTGCTGGTCACCTGGGTATTCCTGCGCAATCTACCGGCCACGCTCATTCCCAGCGTGGCGGTGCCACTGTCGCTCATCGGCACCTTGGCGGTGATGCTGTTGGCCGGCTATTCGCTCAACAACCTCACGCTGATGGCGCTGACCATCGCCACCGGCTTCGTGGTGGACGATGCCATCGTGATGCTGGAGAACATCGCCCGTCATCTGGAGGAAGGTGAAAGCCCGCGCGATGCAGCGCTGAAAGGCGCAGCCGAGATCGGCTTCACCCTGGTCTCGCTGACCGTCTCGCTGATCGCGGTGCTGATCCCGCTGCTGTTCATGGCCGACCTGGTCGGTGCGCTGTTCCATGAGTTCGCAGTGACACTGGCGGTAGCCATCGGCATTTCGCTGCTGGTCTCGCTGACACTGACGCCGATGCTGTGCGCGCGCTTCCTCAAACCGCATGTGAAGGGGTCAGAGCCCCAAGGGGATCCGACCCCGGACCAGGGGTCGGATCCCGCCAGGGCTCCGACCCCAAAGCAGGATGTCTTCGACCGCGTCATCGCCCTCTACGACCGACAGCTGCGCTGGGTGCTGCAGCG
Coding sequences:
- a CDS encoding trimeric intracellular cation channel family protein: MLLSIIYLIAISAEAMTGALSAGRRRMDLFGVVMIACVTALGGGSLRDILLGHYPLGWVKHPEYLGFTVCAALIATWVARWMHHFRRTFLVLDGLGLIAFTLIGCSIAREAGHAMPIVLIAGMLTGAFGGVLRDILCNEVPLIFQKELYAIIALLTGAAYLLLLHWGVADATAILCCLGGGFALRLLAIHYRWEMPKFVYHDEVH
- a CDS encoding NYN domain-containing protein, giving the protein MSEPEKRIALLIDADNAPASKIDEVLAEVARYGVANVRRAYGNWKSPRLKGWEAVLHEYAIRPIQQFAYSKGKNASDMAMVIDAMDLLYARNLDGFAIVSSDADFTPMVMRLLTDGVKVYGFGEKKTPEPFVNACSKFTYLEALGQTHASVPDAEQASSEQASNEPVANDDARPRKSGAEMRSDTRLVKMLRRAVSSAEGEDGWSHLGPVGSQIGNQASFDPRNYGYGKLSDLLAAIGLFELKKDGKSSYVRALPKKNR
- a CDS encoding glutathione S-transferase family protein; protein product: MLKIWGRRNSSNVRKVLWCAEEIGLPYESIEVGGSHGGTQTPEYQAMNPNSLVPVIEDHGLPLWESNAIVRYLSARYALGTLYAEDPMERAQAEKWMDWSTSRMAPIYTDLIWGIMRTAPADRDEARINAAIVRAGDYLAMADATLAKQPWLSGEKFAMGDIPLGSLIYAWFELPIQRPELPHLADWYARLRERPAYQRGVMSPLT
- a CDS encoding multidrug efflux RND transporter permease subunit, coding for MNLSRAFILRPVATTLLMVALLLSGVLAYRLLPVAALPQVDYPIIQITTLYPGASPELTTRTITAPLERQLGQIPGLKQLSSTSSGGASVITLQFGLEVSLGVAEQDVQAAINAAGSFLPGDLPVPPVYRKVNPADTPILTLAVTSQGLSLPQVHDLVDTRIAQRLAQLPGVGLVSLAGGQRPAVRIQVNPAALAANGLGMDHIRTAIAAANVNLPKGSFDGPIRAVMLDANDQMRSVDEYRALVLAWRDGAPLRLGDVATITDGAENRQLAAWSGTTPAVLVNIQRQPGANVIAVVEQVRTLLPQLQATLPAGVQMNVLSDRTESIRASVRGVQKELVLAIGLVVLVTWVFLRNLPATLIPSVAVPLSLIGTLAVMLLAGYSLNNLTLMALTIATGFVVDDAIVMLENIARHLEEGESPRDAALKGAAEIGFTLVSLTVSLIAVLIPLLFMADLVGALFHEFAVTLAVAIGISLLVSLTLTPMLCARFLKPHVKGSEPQGDPTPDQGSDPARAPTPKQDVFDRVIALYDRQLRWVLQRQPLMLLATVATLALTVALYFAVPKGFFPVQDAGLVQGISEAPQAISFQAMRERQQALAAAIEADPAVASVSSYIGVDGNNATLNTGRLLIELKPHGDRDGAAVVMARLQQRVSKIPGITLYLQPVQELGIEDRISRTQYQFTLTTPDLETLERWTPKLLQALRQQPTLRDVASDLQMQGRQARVNIDRDAAARLGVSVEAVADALYDAYGQRQISTIFTQASQYRVVLEADPSRQPGPEAITGLRVRSSSGQTVPLGAVARVDLGPTALLRNHVGQFPAATLSFNLASGASLGEAVEAVLAARAQVNLPQSIELRLQGAAAAFSSSLSSTLWLILAAVVVMYIVLGVLYESFIHPITILSTLPSATVGALAALWGSGRSLDLIAVIGIVLLIGLVKKNAIMMIDFALDAQRTRGMTPREAIHQAALLRFRPILMTTLAALFGAVPLMLASGSGAELRQPLGWVMVGGLLVSQVLTLFTTPVIYLAFDRLQRGRAAAPVAVDEART
- a CDS encoding NAD(P)/FAD-dependent oxidoreductase: MSRERVPHLVVVGGGFAGLWATRALARERIRITLVDRRNHHLFQPLLYQVATAGLSAPDIAAPLRHILGHQRNVEVRLGEVVTIDKQARQIRMADGSTLYYDSLLLATGATHAYFGNDQWADDAPGLKTLDDAIALRRKLLLAFERAEAEPDPAKKAAWLSFAVVGGGPTGVELAGTLAEIARHTLRNEFRHIDPASAKVRLVEAGPRVLSSFPEVLSLKARRQLEKLGVEVLTGTPVSDIDSQGFKLGEQFVPARTVVWAAGVAASPLARTLDVPLDRAGRVQVQPDLTLPGHPELFVAGDLAALNQANGKPVPGVAPAAKQMGKYVAEVIRARLHGKAAPGPFKYADFGNLATIGRMAAIVHLGRLQLSGVLAWWFWLAAHVFFLIGFRNRIVVLLNWAVAYWSYQRSARIIFGDDQEDRRPRR
- a CDS encoding GIY-YIG nuclease family protein; protein product: MAPSLRPWFLYLLECRDGSYYAGISTDVDARFAAHQAGKGARYTRARPPLRVLAVREYPDRAAASRAEWQLKQQPRERKLAWLQAPVL
- a CDS encoding MdtA/MuxA family multidrug efflux RND transporter periplasmic adaptor subunit, whose product is MSVAENSRFRRARPLWAVLAIALVALLAWWLWPRNGAGSSDDAPGKTVPVRVARASAEPLVLRLKAVGTVTPLHSVVVRSRVDGELLRLHFQEGQQVKAGDLLAQIDPRPYEVKLAQAQGTQQQNLAELENAERQLQRYRELQKQNYVSGQELSDQQSKVRQLQGRRVSDQASVDEAHLQLQYTRIVAPVSGRVGLRRLDVGNLVRASDAEGLVTLAQTAPISVLFTVPEPELPALLDAVQVQPALAVETWDREERRQLARGSLSSVDNRIDTTTGTLKLRAHFDNHDLALFPNQFVNVRLQLGEQPALLIPDAAVQFGSQGNYVHVVGKDNKAQRRTVVLGPADNGRVAVRSGLAAGDKVVIEGIDGLEDGTAVEIITEEAATRAGA
- a CDS encoding nuclear transport factor 2 family protein encodes the protein MSTIALLFALSAATSPAADPASIAAIEATCHDYVDGQLEADPQRVARSLHPDLAKRAVLGDIPDERLGLRRMSKEELVSLTKQGALKTPKDQWDRRCTVLDVTGNAASVRLETPWFVDYFHMGRFDQRWVIVNALWYPKPKAP